A genome region from Triticum aestivum cultivar Chinese Spring chromosome 2B, IWGSC CS RefSeq v2.1, whole genome shotgun sequence includes the following:
- the LOC123043661 gene encoding fruit protein pKIWI502 — protein sequence MATAATISATPLAPRHAFASPKMLRSLPFLRRRLPSLAAAAVKQDAAVWNAAPVASIGAASADGSLFHLRVDLSDAADLASSFTAPGQYLLVRVPGEDDLKPAFMAIASPPGGGAFEFLVKAVPGATAEKLCGLRGGDVVELGAVMGKGFPIERVTPADAAETLLLFATGTGISPIRSLIEFGFAAKQRADVRLYYGARNLETMAYQERFAEWESTGLKIVPVLSRPDDSWKGEKGYVQRAFLEAKNIANPTSTGAVLCGQSQMIEEVTSALTADGVSQDKILKNF from the coding sequence ATGGCCACGGCCGCCACCATCTCCGCCACGCCCCTCGCCCCCCGGCATGCCTTCGCCAGCCCCAAAATGCTGCGATCGCTCCCCTTCCTCCGGCGCCGCCtgccctccttggccgccgccgcgGTCAAGCAGGACGCGGCGGTCTGGAACGCGGCCCCCGTCGCCTCCATCGGCGCGGCCAGCGCCGACGGCTCGCTCTTCCACCTGCGCGTCGACCTCTCCGACGCCGCCGACCTCGCCTCCTCCTTCACCGCGCCGGGGCAGTACCTCCTGGTCCGCGTCCCCGGGGAGGACGACCTCAAGCCCGCCTTCATGGCCATCGCGTCGCCGCCGGGGGGAGGCGCCTTCGAGTTCCTCGTCAAGGCCGTGCCCGGCGCCACCGCGGAGAAGCTCTGCGGTCTCCGCGGCGGGGACGTGGTGGAGCTCGGCGCGGTCATGGGCAAGGGGTTCCCGATCGAGAGGGTGACCCCGGCGGACGCCGCGGAGACGCTGCTCCTCTTTGCCACCGGGACCGGGATTAGCCCGATCCGCTCGCTCATCGAGTTCGGCTTCGCGGCCAAGCAGAGAGCTGATGTGAGGCTCTACTATGGCGCCAGGAATCTGGAAACAATGGCGTATCAGGAGAGATTTGCAGAGTGGGAGTCAACTGGGCTCAAGATAGTGCCGGTCCTGTCACGGCCAGATGATAGCTGGAAAGGTGAAAAGGGGTATGTTCAGCGCGCGTTCTTGGAAGCCAAGAACATTGCCAATCCTACTTCCACTGGGGCTGTGCTATGCGGGCAAAGCCAAATGATCGAGGAGGTCACCTCGGCCCTTACAGCAGATGGTGTATCACAGGATAAAATCTTGAAGAACTTCTAG